A genomic stretch from Candidatus Melainabacteria bacterium includes:
- a CDS encoding SpoIID/LytB domain-containing protein, with protein MRKLDCRAVVRSGLRYLILFALLLVIFSAFVVPPAARADIPAQVTIKLFESHAASNRLNVEGPFRIVQPNAQSVPAGKYFFEDDGHTISLRSAFNSRSFNLNAKRFSLTSDRGLAMQYSTSKPRRYKGTINISNERGCLEIRNLVSSRDYVMSVVGSESNVGFPLESLKAQAILTLTRVYRLRPGEIIGDSTQAESYFGSDYVSPLVQKAVGAVWGQIVTYHGQPVQVFYHSTCAGGTSEAFGVFGAGASNLPYYKCVSCRFCQSSPFWKPTVTQIKRAAFEQEFGGLPDVNVVDCAKRPTAMTLHSGGKNIDISGYQFWIKLGQKFGWDKAPGLRFTLRSKGEQIEVQSTGAGHGVGLCQWGASAMAKQGKNCEEILQFYLPGTKIRRLTSFHRDNE; from the coding sequence ATGCGTAAGCTAGACTGCCGCGCAGTCGTTCGCTCTGGTCTGCGCTATTTGATTCTGTTTGCTCTCTTACTGGTCATCTTCTCCGCGTTCGTCGTGCCTCCAGCTGCACGGGCGGACATTCCTGCGCAGGTAACGATAAAGCTGTTCGAGTCTCACGCTGCTTCGAATCGTCTCAATGTGGAAGGTCCATTTCGCATTGTCCAGCCAAATGCACAGTCTGTTCCAGCCGGCAAATACTTTTTCGAGGACGACGGGCACACAATTAGCCTTCGCTCTGCTTTCAATAGTCGCTCATTTAATTTAAACGCGAAAAGATTTTCACTCACTTCAGATCGCGGCCTTGCTATGCAATACAGCACCAGTAAGCCAAGGCGTTACAAGGGAACTATCAATATTTCCAACGAGCGTGGTTGCCTTGAAATTCGTAACCTGGTGTCTTCTCGTGACTACGTAATGAGCGTGGTTGGCAGTGAATCAAATGTCGGTTTCCCTCTCGAAAGCTTGAAGGCACAGGCTATTTTGACTCTTACTCGAGTCTATCGGTTGCGGCCGGGAGAGATTATTGGCGATTCGACTCAGGCTGAGTCATATTTCGGCAGCGACTATGTTTCGCCGCTGGTGCAAAAGGCGGTTGGTGCTGTCTGGGGGCAGATTGTGACCTATCACGGGCAGCCGGTTCAAGTCTTTTATCACTCCACCTGTGCCGGCGGAACAAGTGAGGCTTTCGGTGTCTTCGGTGCGGGCGCAAGTAATTTGCCATACTACAAATGCGTATCCTGTCGCTTTTGCCAGTCTTCTCCGTTCTGGAAGCCTACTGTTACTCAAATCAAGCGTGCGGCTTTCGAGCAGGAGTTCGGTGGGCTTCCAGATGTGAATGTGGTCGATTGCGCGAAACGACCAACAGCTATGACTTTGCATAGCGGTGGCAAGAATATCGACATTTCGGGATATCAGTTCTGGATCAAGCTTGGGCAGAAGTTTGGCTGGGATAAAGCTCCTGGATTGCGTTTTACTCTTCGGTCAAAAGGAGAGCAGATTGAAGTTCAATCTACCGGTGCCGGTCACGGCGTTGGTCTGTGCCAGTGGGGCGCGTCAGCTATGGCGAAGCAGGGCAAAAACTGCGAAGAGATTTTGCAGTTCTATTTGCCTGGTACGAAAATCAGGAGGCTCACATCGTTCCACCGAGATAACGAGTGA
- a CDS encoding efflux RND transporter periplasmic adaptor subunit, translating into MAANKPNPTNISLILFAAMFLHGCERHAISSEVLPRSTKPGVTGTAVTINPKAAELSGIKSSLIFSEPGSTQIRTTGEIKAAEPNVFHISCMVTGRVVADKANLGDYIKAGQVMAQVQNPEVTRVAGDYMHQLHQNEVEQRQAQARLALADKTLDRVNQLNKEGIAPMKDVLAAQNARDMIQIELQGLKEHVIHINSETRALLKQYGVQLSEAEDIRHMPSASPLRSPKAGVIIEKSITLGDVVDTTKPLYVVADLSTVWLDINVFDKDIGKVQIGQTVQFRSDSLPGKTVTGHISYIQPQAGDNKTFVARAVLTNPGMLLKPGMFGQVDIITQNSSRAAYVPDSALQQFNNESFVFIDRGSGNYVKRRIELGQRIMDGYLVKSGLSVGERVVTAGALTLKAEMLKGSIGESD; encoded by the coding sequence ATGGCAGCGAACAAACCGAACCCAACAAATATATCTCTGATTCTTTTTGCAGCTATGTTTTTGCACGGTTGTGAGCGCCATGCCATATCCTCTGAAGTTTTGCCCAGAAGCACGAAGCCTGGTGTTACCGGCACTGCGGTGACTATAAATCCGAAAGCTGCTGAGCTTTCAGGTATCAAGTCTTCATTGATATTCTCAGAACCCGGTAGCACTCAGATACGAACTACCGGTGAGATCAAAGCCGCCGAGCCGAACGTTTTTCACATCAGTTGCATGGTAACAGGGCGTGTTGTCGCAGACAAAGCTAATCTCGGTGATTACATCAAAGCCGGGCAGGTGATGGCACAGGTGCAAAACCCTGAAGTAACCCGCGTCGCGGGCGACTACATGCACCAGCTGCACCAGAACGAAGTTGAGCAGAGGCAAGCTCAGGCAAGACTGGCTCTAGCAGACAAGACGCTTGACCGAGTCAACCAGCTGAATAAAGAAGGCATTGCGCCGATGAAAGATGTACTTGCCGCGCAGAATGCACGAGACATGATTCAGATTGAGTTGCAGGGTTTGAAGGAACACGTAATTCACATAAACTCTGAGACGAGAGCACTCTTGAAACAATATGGCGTGCAGCTCAGTGAAGCTGAAGATATCCGACACATGCCGTCGGCGAGCCCACTTCGGTCGCCCAAGGCTGGTGTGATCATCGAAAAGAGCATCACCCTGGGAGATGTTGTCGATACCACTAAGCCACTGTATGTAGTGGCGGATCTGTCTACGGTCTGGCTCGATATCAATGTCTTCGATAAGGACATCGGTAAGGTGCAGATTGGGCAAACGGTGCAATTTCGAAGTGACAGTTTGCCCGGCAAGACTGTTACCGGTCACATCAGCTACATTCAACCGCAGGCCGGTGATAACAAAACATTTGTTGCCCGTGCTGTGCTCACCAATCCCGGTATGCTACTCAAACCGGGAATGTTCGGACAGGTCGACATAATCACCCAGAATTCCTCGCGTGCCGCCTATGTTCCTGACAGCGCTTTGCAGCAGTTCAACAACGAAAGTTTTGTCTTTATAGACCGTGGAAGCGGTAACTATGTGAAACGAAGAATTGAACTCGGCCAGCGCATTATGGATGGATACCTGGTCAAATCAGGACTCTCCGTTGGTGAGCGTGTCGTTACTGCCGGTGCTCTGACGCTGAAAGCGGAAATGCTGAAGGGCAGCATCGGGGAGAGCGACTAG
- a CDS encoding aminotransferase class I/II-fold pyridoxal phosphate-dependent enzyme — protein sequence MQSQISKIASAKASQFQESVIREMSRLAAKHKAVNLAQGLPDFPCPPELKVAGAQALNDNINQYAVTWGDALLRQAIAEKTKTYSGMNVDPDSEITVTCGATEAMVATMLALVDPGDEVIVFEPFYENYGPDAILSGATPKYVSMHPPNWDFDLAELEKAFNDKTRAIILNTPHNPTGKVFSKEELQAIAKLCQKWGVLAITDEIYEHILYDGAKHYAIGSFPGMEDLTVTINSLSKTYSVTGWRVGWAIANKELTLPIRKVHDFLTVGSPAPLQRAGVTALQMPESYYKGLETEYTESRQYMLETLDMVGIPYFKPKGAYYAFCDISGFGYDNDLHFTRHLVENLGVAVVPGASFFGPSAPTGRNYVRFCFSRQMATLQAGRERLLKLKHA from the coding sequence ATGCAGTCGCAAATCTCGAAAATCGCGTCCGCCAAAGCAAGCCAGTTTCAAGAGTCAGTGATTCGTGAGATGTCCAGGCTGGCTGCAAAGCACAAGGCTGTCAATCTGGCGCAAGGACTGCCTGATTTCCCTTGCCCGCCGGAACTTAAGGTGGCTGGAGCACAAGCTCTTAATGACAACATTAATCAATACGCGGTTACCTGGGGCGATGCGCTTCTTCGGCAGGCGATAGCGGAAAAGACGAAAACTTATTCGGGAATGAATGTCGATCCAGATAGCGAGATTACTGTCACGTGCGGTGCGACCGAAGCGATGGTGGCAACCATGCTGGCGCTCGTCGATCCTGGTGACGAAGTGATCGTCTTCGAGCCGTTCTACGAAAATTATGGACCTGATGCCATCTTATCTGGTGCCACTCCGAAGTATGTTTCCATGCATCCTCCAAATTGGGATTTCGATTTGGCTGAGCTGGAGAAAGCCTTTAACGACAAGACGCGCGCCATCATTTTGAATACACCGCATAATCCGACTGGAAAAGTTTTTTCAAAGGAAGAGTTGCAGGCAATTGCGAAACTTTGTCAAAAGTGGGGCGTGCTAGCTATTACCGATGAAATTTATGAGCATATTTTGTACGACGGCGCCAAGCATTATGCGATCGGCTCATTCCCCGGCATGGAAGATTTGACTGTCACGATTAACAGCTTATCCAAAACATATAGCGTCACGGGCTGGAGAGTAGGCTGGGCTATTGCCAACAAAGAACTGACTCTGCCGATTCGTAAGGTTCACGATTTCTTGACTGTGGGATCACCTGCGCCTTTGCAGCGAGCTGGCGTAACAGCTTTGCAAATGCCGGAGAGCTATTACAAGGGGCTCGAAACCGAGTACACCGAGAGTCGACAATATATGCTCGAAACGCTGGATATGGTAGGCATTCCGTACTTCAAACCGAAGGGTGCTTATTATGCGTTCTGCGATATTAGTGGTTTTGGTTATGATAACGATCTCCATTTCACGCGACATCTCGTGGAAAATCTTGGGGTCGCAGTCGTGCCAGGGGCGAGCTTCTTCGGACCTTCAGCTCCGACCGGCAGAAACTATGTGCGCTTCTGTTTCAGCCGCCAGATGGCTACTCTGCAAGCCGGGCGCGAGCGTCTTCTAAAGCTGAAGCACGCATAA
- a CDS encoding tetratricopeptide repeat protein — protein MLPARDVPPGLSADEYLKLSIQYLLMNWKKQMVIAAKKAMEGGNPMKKRQIEGLSDEEYKKLGMMLGIVETTMEIGDQANEVVRGAFEAMQQAANFADQALNEFEPINEVKNDLQNALKIWTEQATDAINRAVEELLLPALGLPTRDVPQGLSADEYLRIANQYKSMGWTEQARDALLMANEVDPVDVGPKALRFLRTKIPRHPVPHHAVKKNIWGHSLFVRGELEEAKKIFQDLIKDYPDFEWPYGNLGAVYIQQGKISNAKDILSKAIDINDNYLNAWLHLARARAAVLEVREAQSCVDKALRLDPDDHAAQSLKTLIEFLNSI, from the coding sequence ATGCTTCCCGCCAGAGATGTGCCTCCAGGATTGTCAGCTGATGAGTACTTGAAGTTAAGTATTCAGTATCTGCTTATGAATTGGAAAAAGCAGATGGTTATCGCCGCCAAGAAGGCTATGGAAGGCGGCAATCCTATGAAGAAGCGCCAGATCGAAGGGCTCAGCGACGAAGAGTACAAAAAGCTCGGCATGATGCTCGGTATCGTCGAGACGACTATGGAAATCGGCGATCAGGCAAACGAAGTCGTTCGCGGTGCGTTCGAGGCGATGCAGCAGGCGGCTAACTTTGCAGATCAGGCGCTCAACGAATTTGAGCCGATAAACGAAGTCAAAAATGATTTGCAGAACGCTCTGAAAATTTGGACGGAGCAAGCGACAGATGCGATCAACAGGGCTGTGGAGGAGTTGCTCTTGCCTGCTCTCGGTCTTCCGACCAGAGATGTGCCTCAGGGGCTGTCTGCCGATGAATATTTGCGTATCGCTAATCAGTACAAGTCTATGGGTTGGACGGAGCAAGCCAGAGACGCATTGTTGATGGCAAATGAAGTCGACCCTGTTGACGTAGGTCCGAAGGCGTTGCGTTTTTTGCGCACTAAGATTCCGCGACATCCGGTGCCGCATCATGCCGTCAAGAAAAACATCTGGGGGCACAGTCTGTTTGTGCGGGGCGAGTTGGAAGAAGCGAAAAAAATCTTCCAGGACTTGATCAAAGATTATCCTGATTTTGAATGGCCGTACGGCAATCTGGGCGCAGTCTACATTCAGCAGGGGAAAATCAGCAACGCCAAGGATATTTTGTCCAAAGCAATCGATATCAATGACAATTATTTGAATGCCTGGCTGCATCTGGCACGAGCGCGGGCTGCCGTTCTCGAAGTGCGTGAAGCGCAAAGTTGCGTCGATAAAGCTCTGCGACTCGATCCTGACGATCATGCCGCGCAGTCGTTGAAAACCTTAATTGAGTTTTTGAACTCGATTTGA
- a CDS encoding universal stress protein, translating to MKILVPVDNSEHSKVPVDALLMREWPNGTEIRILSVVDLIIHVGEAEQFIAPIVDRVKQRFPHATVDSAAIVGESKDIILEQSANWPADLVIMGARGRRGLARILLGSVSQTVLLYGSCSTQIARRPGGSTDWNLERVLVAIDNSDHSRKAIEWVSKLPWPKSAEIKLIGVLNPLANGHADGFSALYKSNSAEKKLKAIEDTKEFLVHSAEKLNQSITNKTTTQVLEGSPGEQILKEASEWDAQLIVMGCRGHGGLTKLWLGSVSQEVVLQAPCPVEVIRNT from the coding sequence ATGAAAATTTTAGTGCCCGTCGACAATTCAGAACACTCGAAAGTGCCTGTAGACGCACTTCTGATGCGAGAGTGGCCGAACGGCACCGAAATTAGAATTCTCTCGGTAGTCGATTTGATCATTCATGTGGGCGAAGCAGAGCAATTCATTGCACCTATTGTGGATCGGGTCAAGCAACGATTTCCACATGCCACCGTAGACAGTGCAGCGATTGTAGGCGAAAGCAAAGACATCATTCTCGAACAATCAGCCAACTGGCCAGCTGACCTCGTCATCATGGGCGCTAGAGGACGACGCGGGCTGGCGCGCATTCTCCTGGGCAGCGTTTCGCAAACAGTTTTGCTATACGGTTCCTGCTCCACGCAGATTGCACGCAGACCTGGTGGCAGCACTGACTGGAATTTGGAACGAGTGCTTGTTGCAATAGACAATTCAGATCACTCTAGAAAAGCAATTGAATGGGTATCAAAATTGCCCTGGCCGAAATCAGCCGAAATAAAGCTCATTGGTGTGCTAAATCCACTCGCCAACGGACATGCAGATGGCTTCAGCGCACTTTATAAAAGCAATTCGGCCGAGAAAAAATTGAAGGCTATCGAAGATACCAAAGAATTCCTGGTTCACTCAGCGGAAAAATTGAACCAGTCGATCACTAACAAAACAACTACGCAAGTGCTGGAAGGATCGCCAGGAGAACAGATACTGAAAGAAGCGAGCGAGTGGGATGCCCAGCTCATCGTCATGGGTTGCCGCGGACACGGTGGACTGACAAAATTATGGCTTGGAAGCGTGTCGCAAGAAGTGGTGCTGCAAGCGCCATGCCCCGTTGAAGTAATCCGAAACACTTGA
- a CDS encoding AMMECR1 domain-containing protein, giving the protein MQHRHLTSLMVHLDNSCKGKHVLQELLEIELRSLIQICANFLLLVALGCQSAAAAASGTGETPLSTAASGTAASNTTASTTAVSATAPATQTADSLPEIVRQTLALHFGESTQFKNFDELAQSFVVPDKFKKPAGLFVTLSRKGRTRACWGSIHPQYPNLVVGTVYTTESALSKEYRYKKIRANEWQLLKPQVTVVRGIEPISSMANQNPLVFGLMVQAGGKSAIILPGEAIDAHYQLVMCKLKAGIPSTQQCQLYRIKADVFK; this is encoded by the coding sequence ATGCAACACCGTCATCTCACCAGTTTAATGGTTCATCTAGATAATAGTTGCAAAGGGAAACACGTTCTTCAAGAATTGTTGGAGATTGAATTGCGGTCTTTGATACAGATTTGTGCAAATTTCTTGCTTCTGGTGGCACTTGGCTGTCAGTCGGCTGCGGCGGCTGCGTCTGGAACCGGAGAAACACCTCTTTCCACAGCTGCATCCGGTACAGCTGCATCCAATACAACAGCATCCACTACAGCAGTATCCGCCACCGCTCCCGCAACCCAGACCGCCGACTCACTTCCTGAAATAGTGCGACAAACATTGGCGCTGCATTTTGGTGAATCGACCCAGTTCAAAAACTTCGATGAACTGGCTCAATCATTCGTCGTACCAGATAAATTCAAAAAACCAGCCGGACTTTTCGTCACATTGAGCCGGAAAGGCAGAACACGCGCATGCTGGGGTTCAATCCATCCACAATATCCTAATCTTGTCGTTGGCACCGTATATACAACGGAGTCAGCACTATCGAAGGAATACAGATATAAAAAGATACGAGCAAATGAATGGCAATTGCTCAAGCCACAAGTAACAGTGGTTCGAGGTATTGAACCGATAAGCTCAATGGCAAACCAAAATCCACTCGTCTTTGGACTGATGGTTCAAGCCGGAGGCAAAAGCGCCATCATCTTACCGGGCGAAGCCATCGACGCTCACTACCAATTAGTTATGTGCAAGTTGAAAGCCGGAATCCCATCGACCCAACAGTGCCAGCTTTACAGGATAAAAGCAGATGTATTCAAATGA
- a CDS encoding primary-amine oxidase, translated as MTFTGYLKPSSAFASRFQSSSAVLYCLISLLTSGCNPAPDTGKIAPDTGQTTADGSKTAPDTGKTAVETGQTAATGGASVSKTAAHPLDPLTAAEIEASTQILKKSGKITDASRFASISLLEPEKSSILNFKPGDPNPRKSFSVIYEAAGNKTFEAIVDLTNKALVSYKQAAGQALVPEDVTTVRKVVYEDKTWQAAMSKRGIQNFADVYVSVWASAYLPETATDRNRMLKAIFFYRGPSDNAFFRPIEGVVADVDVTKKKIVKLSDSGVVPIAPVKKAIIPPSFSNRIKIQAQTKTAAAGNQSTDIADLEINGQEVHWKNWRFRFAVEPREGLVLYTVSYDDHGKMRSVLYRGSVSELCVPYADPTAGWSFRDAFDAGQYGLGNSISALEPLADAPANAKFFDAVIADQLGAPVVRPNSVAIYEKDGGILWRHFDRPNNRQLSVRGKDLVLSYITTLSNYDYCFNWIFHEDGSLDMETGMTGVMLAKGVANAISSSDLHAHAVEKTIEAVHHQHFFCFRLDMDVDGAANNSLIETNGISISDKSKNPYGNAFCITEQRLTREKDAARLINLDTTRRWKVVNDIKRNELGQNTGYMLIPGENSIPYSQETSFVRRKAGFINSHVWATAYDPAQMYAAGAYPFDSDGSKGLSDWVKANRSIEGKDIVLWYNLGITHMPRPEEWPIMPVHRGGFKLAPNCFFAKNPALDFVDDQP; from the coding sequence ATGACCTTTACGGGGTACCTCAAACCTAGTAGCGCATTTGCCAGCCGCTTCCAGTCAAGCAGCGCAGTACTTTACTGCTTAATCTCATTACTTACATCCGGTTGTAATCCAGCTCCAGACACGGGCAAAATTGCTCCAGACACAGGCCAGACCACTGCAGACGGTAGCAAGACTGCGCCAGACACAGGCAAGACCGCTGTAGAAACCGGTCAGACTGCTGCAACTGGTGGCGCAAGCGTTTCCAAAACGGCTGCCCATCCGCTTGATCCGCTGACCGCAGCCGAAATCGAAGCATCCACGCAAATTCTGAAGAAGTCCGGCAAAATCACTGACGCCAGCCGCTTCGCATCAATATCGCTTCTGGAACCAGAGAAATCGAGCATCCTCAACTTTAAGCCCGGCGACCCAAATCCAAGAAAATCCTTCTCAGTAATTTATGAGGCTGCCGGCAATAAAACCTTCGAAGCGATTGTAGATCTGACAAATAAAGCTCTGGTCTCGTACAAGCAAGCTGCAGGTCAGGCGCTCGTACCGGAAGACGTTACCACTGTTCGCAAAGTCGTTTATGAAGACAAAACCTGGCAAGCTGCCATGAGCAAACGCGGCATCCAGAATTTCGCGGACGTTTACGTATCCGTCTGGGCATCAGCTTATCTACCCGAGACAGCGACGGATAGAAACCGCATGTTGAAAGCAATCTTCTTTTATCGAGGACCTTCAGACAACGCCTTTTTCCGTCCCATTGAGGGTGTCGTGGCAGACGTAGACGTGACGAAGAAGAAGATTGTCAAACTCTCCGACTCAGGTGTTGTTCCTATCGCCCCAGTCAAAAAAGCGATCATTCCGCCATCTTTCTCAAATCGAATAAAAATTCAGGCTCAGACTAAAACGGCAGCTGCCGGTAATCAGTCCACAGATATCGCAGATCTGGAGATCAATGGACAGGAAGTCCACTGGAAAAACTGGCGTTTCCGCTTTGCAGTAGAACCCAGAGAAGGGCTGGTACTATATACGGTTTCATACGACGACCATGGGAAGATGCGTTCGGTTCTCTATCGGGGCTCGGTATCGGAGCTATGTGTACCGTACGCTGACCCCACAGCCGGATGGTCGTTCCGCGACGCCTTCGATGCCGGACAATACGGTCTCGGCAACAGTATTTCAGCACTCGAACCTCTGGCTGATGCACCCGCGAACGCAAAGTTCTTTGATGCAGTAATAGCCGACCAACTTGGAGCCCCGGTTGTACGTCCAAACTCTGTTGCAATCTATGAAAAGGATGGGGGCATCTTGTGGCGGCACTTCGATCGCCCCAACAATCGCCAGCTTTCGGTGCGCGGCAAAGACCTTGTACTCTCATACATTACGACTCTGAGCAACTACGACTATTGTTTCAACTGGATATTCCATGAAGATGGCTCTCTGGACATGGAAACCGGAATGACAGGAGTTATGCTGGCAAAGGGAGTGGCTAACGCCATATCAAGCTCCGACCTTCATGCTCACGCTGTCGAGAAAACCATAGAGGCAGTGCATCACCAGCACTTTTTCTGTTTTCGCCTGGACATGGATGTGGACGGAGCAGCCAACAACAGCCTGATCGAAACGAATGGAATTTCAATCTCAGACAAATCAAAGAATCCATACGGTAACGCTTTCTGCATAACAGAACAGCGATTAACTCGCGAAAAAGATGCGGCACGGCTGATCAATCTTGATACAACTCGGCGTTGGAAAGTCGTAAACGACATCAAAAGAAATGAACTTGGTCAAAACACTGGTTACATGCTGATACCAGGGGAGAACTCGATTCCTTATTCTCAGGAAACATCATTTGTGCGCCGAAAAGCGGGCTTTATCAACTCGCACGTGTGGGCTACTGCCTACGACCCTGCACAGATGTACGCTGCCGGAGCTTACCCATTCGACTCAGATGGCTCTAAGGGGCTCTCTGACTGGGTAAAGGCGAACCGTTCTATTGAAGGGAAAGACATTGTACTCTGGTACAACCTGGGCATCACTCACATGCCGCGCCCTGAGGAGTGGCCGATAATGCCCGTACACAGGGGTGGATTTAAACTTGCCCCAAATTGTTTTTTTGCAAAAAATCCTGCCCTGGATTTTGTGGACGATCAGCCATAA